DNA sequence from the Colletotrichum destructivum chromosome 9, complete sequence genome:
TGGTGCTATGAACCGCGCTCCTTCCGCGCACGGCTTTGCAGTTGGCACGGGCATGGCTCCGCGTCAcgaccagcagcagggctATGACCGACCTCCCTCGGAGCAGTCGCGTCACTCTTCGTATGCCACTCCGCCCATGCAGTCGATGCAGCCCATGCAACCTATGCAGCCCATGCAGCCCATGCAGCCCATGCCGGATGGCACCCGTCATTGATGAGGGGACACGAGATCCGAGAAACGCACTCTTTTGAAACGGCCTTCCTTATACCCGCAATTCATGTCAAGTCAACACGGCATCAAAATCGGAGTCAACTTCTGGGGGATGGCAAGCGGTCATTTGGTTTcctatctctctctttccttaTCATTTCACAATTCTCTTTTCCCTTTACTCTCGTTGCCCGCGCAGCCAtacggctggctggctgtcCAATGGACAGCGGGGAAGCAAAACAGCTTGTACAAGGGACTTGGACTTTCTTTATCTCTTTTGGGGAGGGCATCTTGACTATTTAGGGCAAGCATGGTCGCCTCCTTGACGATCACAACGATGGATGACTGGACATCGCATGGATCAACGGCACACAAGTCTGGGTACAGGTTTTGGGGATAAGTCtagaaaaaaaacaacccGAAGGCAACTTTcacttttcttttttctcgAGGATCTTCGCAAGGACCACATCAGGGAGCTTCAAGAGACCCAGAGTACACAACAGACACAGATCAGAACCGTATTGGGTGGCTGGCAATGGTGGCGGTGAAGGTCGTGCGGGGGTTTCTCTCTGACGAGAGTGGAATGGTGACTCACCTGGATATGGACAATGGCGTGTGGCAGTCTGGAATTTTGGGTGGGATCCAGGCATGGTAGGCTTTAGGAGGGGTTCTGAAAAGCGGCGTTGAGTTCCGGTCTTGGCTTTCTATCTTTTCTTATGAGtttcttcccttcctttctCGCTCTTCACATTTCCTGCTCTTGTTGTTTGGAGGCAAACCTCATCTTTCGACTTCGCTTTGACCTCCAAGCAGAAGGAAGACACGGTGAGGGGAGCAGCAGTTGGTTCAGGATAGGAGCGGCGATAGGGGTGGAAGAATAGCCCAGAACACTACCAAAAAAAACTTTCCTTGATTGTTGATAACGCTTTTgctctttttttcttgctGCCCTGCACCTCCGTTACCCTCCGTTTGCGCTCCCAgtcgtctcctcctccagttACAAGGAAAACCAGAAAAGGGCATTTGAATGCTTAGATAGCTTGGCCTTAATGGACCACGAAGTTGGGCGAGGACACTAGGAAATTCCACTGGCCTACCTGCCTCTTGCTTGTGATGTGCTGTGTGATTTTGATGcgatgggggggggggggggggggggcgggagggcTCTGAAAATGAGTTGGAATGAGGCAGGTTTGTGATGATTGCGCTTCAGCGCTGCAGTGGCAGTTGGGAGGTGTGTAGTAGACTGACTGACACTCCTAGTCTTCCTCTCGACCCTCGTCTTGGTGGCCTCACCTCTAGAattttcccctttcccttcgTCTAGAGCTGTggttttttccttctctttcttcttttcttcttttctttttgttgaAAGGGTTTACatatgccccccccccccctcccctctcatTGCCTAAAAAGCGAGACTGGAGTGAATATTTTTGAGGGGTGAAATGTTTCTTCATACCTCCCGTTGTAGAGCGTACATGCACAAACGGGTAGGAGAGGGGGGATTGATGATGAGCGTCGAACTGCAGTCCAAGTGGATGGGAAAGCGATGGCTGTGGTGGTTGGGGGAAGGGGTCACTTCTGTTGCCATTTTGCGAACCCAACAGCTTCTATTTCAAGAACATGATTCCATTTGGGTCTATAGCCACATTTCTGCCCGTCTATTCGTCTCGCTGTGCTGGTTTCTCTACAAAGGCCATCGAAGTCCTTCCGGGCGGTTGACTCCCGACTGTATACTACTCCCGGTACatgatggcgccgccgtcccacTCGGCAAGCCTGCCGACGTTGGCCCGCCccttgacgacgaagccAAGCCTCTCGTAAAAGGGCTCGACGCCCGCGAGGCCGATGAGCCACGCCGACACGTCCTCCGTGTCGGCCTGCCGCAGGCCCTCCCGCACGAGCAGCGAGCCGTACCCCTTGCCCTGGAATTCGGGATGGGCGCCCAGCGTGGAGAGGTACCACGCGTTCCTGCGCCGCGGGTGCGCCGGGTCGTCCTTGAGCGGGTCCGTGGCGGCGTGGGTGTCGTCGAACATGTCGGCCATGGCCGGGTCGAGGGACCGCGACGGCCAGAGGTAGCCCGAGAGCGAGTTGGCGGCCAGAAGGACGGGCTTGAGCCAGCCGCGGAGGGTGAGCcagccctcggccgccgactTCTCCTCGGGGGTTGGGTACGGCCGGCGCCACCAGGCGAAAGCGGCGATGCGCTCGCCCGAGGGCGACGCGGTCGGGTCCGGGACGACCACGACGTGAAAGATCTGCTGCTCGGGGCCCCAGTACCGGGCGTAAAAGTAGCGGTGGGCCCAGGCGCGGAGGTCGTCGGGAAACTCGCGGCAGCGGGGGTgcatcttctcgacggcccAGTCGCCGCCGAAGGAGGCGACGTagatgtcgacgacggcgggcaGGTCAGCTGAGGTGCCCGGACGCACGTGGAACTCCGGCTTGGACATTGTTTGCGGCCTTGGTGTGATGATGGTGTAGTCTGGGTGGTCGAGTGGCGGGTGTTATGCGTCAgactcgtcgtccgaggcgGGAAAAGGCGATATGGAGGCTAGGCCCTAACCGCAACAAGAAGCCAAGCGCGGATGATGAACTTGGGGGAGGGTTGGAgaagggcgccgtcggctcggggtagtggtggtgggaAGATGACTCAGGGTGCAATTGGCGTGTCGGAGTATTCCACTTGAGCGCAATGGCACCATTCGAGAGTCGATTGACCCGATGGGAGCAGAGAGTGATTGGCTGCGGGGATGTATAAGTCAATTGTGATGTATGGAGGTGTGGTGGGCGGAAGCTGGCCTAGTGCTGCAACAGCGAGCTTGAGTTGATATGGAAGGGTGGTCATCGTCCGTCAGATGTCGCCGGAAGGGCGGTGCGGGGGATTGGCTTGCCCAGCTCGTCGAGATCAGGGCGGGGCCGGATGACT
Encoded proteins:
- a CDS encoding Putative GNAT domain, acyl-CoA N-acyltransferase; the encoded protein is MSKPEFHVRPGTSADLPAVVDIYVASFGGDWAVEKMHPRCREFPDDLRAWAHRYFYARYWGPEQQIFHVVVVPDPTASPSGERIAAFAWWRRPYPTPEEKSAAEGWLTLRGWLKPVLLAANSLSGYLWPSRSLDPAMADMFDDTHAATDPLKDDPAHPRRRNAWYLSTLGAHPEFQGKGYGSLLVREGLRQADTEDVSAWLIGLAGVEPFYERLGFVVKGRANVGRLAEWDGGAIMYRE